The following proteins are co-located in the Streptomyces sp. NBC_01198 genome:
- a CDS encoding fructosamine kinase family protein: MSADGPGAAAARLTGHRAAGERRLSGTLAEVVLDGGPVVMVKRADEPGSVRAEAAGLRWLAAAGAVRVPAVRGGDDEWLVTDRVAAGRPGQEAAADFGRDLAALHAAGAPAFGAPPPGGPVDAFIGRAPMRNTTGTDWPRWYAEHRVLPYLRRAVDAGSMPATGAAVVAEACERLPGLAGPAEPPARLHGDLWNGNVLWGADGHVRLIDPAAHGGHRETDLAMLRLFGCPQLSVVLDAYQEAAPLADGFASRVPLHQLFPLLVHTVLFGGGYADQAVAAARAALAA; this comes from the coding sequence GTGAGCGCCGACGGCCCGGGCGCCGCCGCGGCCCGGCTGACGGGCCACCGGGCGGCCGGCGAGCGCCGGCTGTCCGGCACGCTGGCCGAAGTCGTCCTGGACGGCGGCCCGGTGGTGATGGTCAAACGCGCCGACGAGCCGGGCTCGGTACGGGCCGAGGCGGCGGGGCTGCGCTGGCTGGCCGCCGCGGGAGCGGTCCGGGTGCCCGCGGTCCGCGGCGGCGACGACGAGTGGCTGGTGACCGACCGGGTCGCGGCCGGCCGCCCCGGGCAGGAAGCGGCGGCGGACTTCGGCCGGGACCTGGCCGCCCTGCATGCCGCGGGCGCGCCCGCCTTCGGCGCACCGCCGCCCGGCGGTCCGGTGGACGCCTTCATCGGGCGGGCGCCGATGCGCAACACCACCGGCACCGACTGGCCGCGCTGGTACGCCGAGCACCGTGTGCTGCCGTATCTGCGGCGGGCGGTGGACGCCGGCAGCATGCCCGCGACCGGGGCCGCCGTCGTGGCGGAGGCCTGCGAGCGGCTGCCAGGACTCGCCGGTCCCGCCGAGCCACCGGCCCGGCTGCACGGCGACCTGTGGAACGGCAACGTGCTGTGGGGCGCCGACGGGCACGTCCGGCTGATCGACCCGGCCGCGCACGGCGGGCACCGGGAGACCGACCTGGCGATGCTCCGGCTGTTCGGCTGCCCGCAGCTGTCCGTGGTCCTCGACGCCTACCAGGAGGCGGCGCCGCTCGCCGACGGCTTCGCGTCCCGCGTCCCGCTGCACCAGCTCTTCCCGCTGCTGGTGCACACCGTGCTCTTCGGCGGCGGCTACGCCGACCAGGCCGTCGCGGCGGCCCGCGCCGCCCTGGCGGCCTGA
- a CDS encoding low molecular weight protein-tyrosine-phosphatase: MHLSFVCTGNICRSPSAALVLAERLRRAGLADRVRVSSAGLGGWHVGDAIDPRAADVLTGHGYPVDHVAAQVGPEHLDADLLVAMDRGHEKALRRLADDPARVRLLRSFDPAAVGDPDVPDPYYGGPEGFEEMLAMIEAAMPGLLGWVREHLET, translated from the coding sequence GTGCACCTCAGCTTCGTCTGTACGGGCAACATCTGCCGGTCGCCGTCCGCCGCGCTGGTCCTCGCCGAGCGGCTGCGCCGGGCCGGACTCGCCGACCGGGTGCGGGTCAGCAGCGCCGGGCTCGGCGGCTGGCACGTCGGCGACGCCATCGACCCGCGGGCCGCGGACGTGCTGACCGGGCACGGCTACCCCGTCGACCATGTCGCGGCCCAGGTCGGCCCCGAACACCTCGACGCCGACCTGCTGGTGGCGATGGACCGGGGCCACGAGAAGGCGCTGCGCCGGCTGGCCGACGACCCCGCACGCGTACGGCTGCTGCGCTCCTTCGACCCGGCCGCGGTCGGCGACCCCGACGTGCCAGACCCGTACTACGGCGGCCCCGAGGGCTTCGAGGAGATGCTGGCCATGATCGAGGCGGCGATGCCCGGGCTGCTGGGCTGGGTGCGCGAGCACCTGGAGACGTGA
- a CDS encoding aldo/keto reductase, translating to MQYARLGSSELTVSRICLGMMSFGDTPAREWQLKEDAAGPIVRRAVEAGVTFFDTADSYAGGSGEEITGRLLSGLFARREDYVLATKVFFPTGPGPQDRGLSRTHVMAAIDASLTRLGTDYVDLYQIHRYDPDVPVEETMAALADVVKAGKARCVGASSMYAWQFAKAQYAARAAGWPGFVSMQSHYNLVYREEEREMLPQCVDQGVGVIPYSPLARGLLAGNRTRAGGRRTVRAASDPLADARFEAHAEADFDVVDVLRAVAAEHGVPPARVALGWLLGRPGVTAPVVGATKPHHVDDAVAAVDLRLTPDDGARLEAPYRPHPVIGHS from the coding sequence ATGCAGTACGCACGGCTGGGGTCCTCGGAGCTGACGGTCTCGCGGATCTGCCTGGGCATGATGAGCTTCGGCGACACCCCGGCGCGCGAGTGGCAGCTGAAGGAGGACGCTGCCGGGCCGATCGTCCGGCGGGCCGTCGAGGCAGGGGTGACCTTCTTCGACACCGCGGACAGCTACGCGGGCGGCAGCGGCGAGGAGATCACCGGCCGGCTGCTCTCCGGGCTCTTCGCCCGCCGCGAGGACTACGTCCTGGCCACCAAGGTCTTCTTCCCCACCGGCCCTGGCCCCCAGGACCGCGGCCTGTCACGCACCCACGTCATGGCGGCGATCGACGCCTCCCTGACCCGGCTCGGCACCGACTACGTCGACCTCTACCAGATCCACCGCTACGACCCGGACGTCCCGGTCGAGGAGACCATGGCGGCGCTGGCGGACGTGGTGAAGGCGGGGAAGGCCCGCTGCGTCGGCGCGTCCAGCATGTACGCCTGGCAGTTCGCGAAGGCGCAGTACGCGGCGCGGGCGGCGGGCTGGCCCGGCTTCGTGTCGATGCAGAGCCACTACAACCTGGTCTACCGCGAGGAGGAGCGCGAGATGCTCCCGCAGTGCGTGGACCAGGGCGTCGGCGTCATCCCGTACAGCCCGCTGGCCCGCGGCCTGCTGGCGGGCAACCGTACCCGGGCCGGCGGCCGGCGGACGGTCAGGGCGGCTTCCGACCCGCTCGCCGACGCCCGCTTCGAGGCCCACGCCGAGGCCGACTTCGATGTCGTGGACGTCCTGCGGGCCGTCGCCGCCGAGCACGGCGTGCCACCGGCCAGGGTCGCCCTCGGCTGGCTGCTCGGGCGGCCGGGCGTCACCGCCCCGGTCGTCGGCGCCACCAAGCCGCACCATGTGGACGACGCGGTGGCGGCCGTGGACCTGCGCCTGACTCCCGACGACGGCGCCCGCCTCGAAGCCCCCTACCGGCCGCACCCGGTCATCGGCCACTCCTGA
- a CDS encoding PhzF family phenazine biosynthesis protein, with the protein MTVTSGTEILHYTAFSADPAGGNPAGVVLDASGLDEEQMLGVAARLGYSETAFLTARTGERAYAIRYFSPKAEVPFCGHATVATAVALAERDGPGELEFATPAGPVPVSVVRQDGELRATLTSVEPYVEDPDPADVTEALAALGWDAADLDPALPPRIAYAGARHLVLAAGTRTRLADLHYDFARLEALMHRAALTTVQLVWREAERTFHVRDPFPVGGVVEDPATGAAAAAFGAYARELALVPADAVLTLYQGADMGRPGTLSVELRAGDARVRVGGTGTRIR; encoded by the coding sequence GTGACTGTGACCTCCGGGACCGAGATCCTGCACTACACCGCCTTCTCCGCCGACCCCGCGGGCGGCAACCCCGCCGGTGTCGTCCTCGACGCGTCCGGCCTCGACGAGGAGCAGATGCTCGGCGTCGCGGCGCGGCTGGGCTACAGCGAGACGGCCTTCCTGACCGCGCGGACCGGCGAACGGGCCTACGCGATCCGCTACTTCAGCCCGAAGGCCGAAGTGCCCTTCTGCGGGCACGCCACCGTGGCCACCGCGGTCGCGCTGGCCGAGCGGGACGGGCCGGGCGAGCTGGAGTTCGCCACTCCCGCGGGACCGGTGCCGGTCAGCGTGGTCCGGCAGGACGGCGAGCTGCGCGCGACCCTGACCAGTGTCGAGCCGTACGTCGAGGACCCCGACCCGGCCGACGTCACCGAGGCGCTGGCCGCGCTCGGCTGGGACGCGGCGGACCTCGACCCGGCGCTGCCGCCCAGGATCGCCTACGCGGGCGCCCGCCACCTGGTGCTGGCCGCCGGGACCCGCACGCGGCTGGCCGACCTCCACTACGACTTCGCACGGCTCGAAGCGCTGATGCACCGGGCCGCCCTGACGACCGTGCAGCTGGTGTGGCGCGAGGCGGAGCGCACCTTCCACGTCCGGGATCCGTTCCCGGTCGGCGGGGTGGTCGAGGACCCGGCGACCGGCGCGGCCGCGGCCGCCTTCGGCGCCTACGCGCGGGAACTCGCGCTGGTCCCCGCGGACGCCGTGCTGACCCTGTACCAGGGCGCGGACATGGGCCGCCCCGGCACCCTGAGCGTGGAGCTGCGGGCCGGGGACGCCAGGGTCCGGGTCGGCGGCACGGGCACCAGGATCCGCTGA
- a CDS encoding class I SAM-dependent methyltransferase produces the protein MRDDTPDEAHRGRLGGIFDEDAELYDRARPGYPPRLFDDLDTLAGTGPGCRVLEVGAGTGKATVPLAERGCRITAVELGPGMAAVARRRLAGFAAVQVVTADFETWPLPAEPFDAVVAATAFHWIDPAVRMARCADALRPGGALAVVATQHVAGGTELFFVEVQDCYERFDPDTPPGLRPPAADDVDTSDHADEVARSGRFGPVAVRRHEWELTYTTGEYLDVLRTYSGHRALSPAARDGLLGCVAGLIDHRYAGRITKRYLTELRVSRTL, from the coding sequence ATGCGCGACGACACGCCCGACGAGGCGCACCGGGGCCGGCTGGGCGGGATCTTCGACGAGGATGCGGAGCTCTACGACCGGGCCAGGCCCGGCTATCCGCCGCGGCTGTTCGACGACCTCGACACGCTGGCCGGCACGGGGCCGGGCTGCCGGGTGCTGGAAGTGGGCGCGGGCACCGGCAAGGCGACCGTGCCGCTCGCCGAGCGCGGCTGCCGGATCACCGCCGTGGAGCTGGGCCCGGGCATGGCCGCCGTCGCCCGCCGCCGTCTGGCCGGGTTCGCGGCGGTCCAGGTCGTGACGGCGGACTTCGAGACCTGGCCGCTGCCGGCCGAGCCCTTCGACGCGGTCGTCGCGGCGACGGCCTTCCACTGGATCGACCCGGCGGTGCGGATGGCCAGGTGCGCCGACGCGCTGCGCCCCGGTGGCGCCCTCGCCGTGGTCGCCACCCAGCATGTGGCGGGCGGCACCGAGCTGTTCTTCGTCGAGGTGCAGGACTGCTACGAGCGTTTCGACCCGGACACGCCGCCGGGGCTGCGGCCGCCCGCCGCGGACGACGTCGACACCTCGGACCACGCGGACGAGGTCGCCCGCAGCGGCCGGTTCGGACCGGTCGCCGTCCGGCGCCACGAGTGGGAGCTGACGTACACCACGGGGGAGTACCTGGACGTGCTCCGCACCTACTCCGGTCACCGGGCGCTGTCGCCGGCGGCCAGGGACGGGCTGCTCGGCTGCGTGGCCGGGCTGATCGACCACCGCTACGCGGGCCGGATCACCAAGCGCTACCTGACGGAGCTGCGGGTGTCGCGAACGCTGTGA
- a CDS encoding thaumatin family protein, which yields MRYATTRRRHRVRPAWPRTAAVLAAVAAIALVSWLASPLDLGSGGSGAARPAAGAPAAPAPSTVAGPPTASPTTPTATATPTRSARATPSATPTKRAAPKKTVAPAAPLKQSAPGGQRSIVIVNRTAQTVWAVATGTAAYPGGRKLAPGASTSLLVGNSWGGRIWGRTGCTGDASGHCLTGDCTTTCGGPVTPTTLGEFTFDAFDGMDFYDVSMVDGSNLPMYVNISHTVSTDPLTAAGCYHGACTRPVDCPTAMRATSGGQVIGCKPPCAAFGGDTYCCRGAWAGREHCVPAKWPVDYTQVFKKAEPYAYSYAFDDSATMACKGACYYRVTFGTS from the coding sequence ATGAGGTACGCAACGACACGCAGGCGGCACCGGGTCCGGCCGGCCTGGCCGCGGACCGCGGCGGTGCTCGCGGCGGTGGCAGCGATCGCGCTGGTCTCCTGGCTGGCGTCGCCGCTGGATCTGGGCTCCGGCGGCTCCGGCGCCGCCCGGCCCGCCGCCGGGGCGCCAGCGGCCCCCGCGCCGAGCACCGTGGCGGGCCCGCCCACCGCGTCGCCCACCACCCCCACCGCCACCGCCACGCCCACCCGCAGCGCCCGGGCGACCCCTTCCGCCACCCCTACCAAGCGCGCCGCACCGAAGAAGACGGTGGCCCCTGCGGCACCCCTCAAGCAGTCCGCGCCGGGCGGGCAGCGCAGCATCGTCATCGTCAACCGCACCGCTCAGACGGTGTGGGCGGTGGCCACCGGCACCGCCGCCTACCCCGGCGGCCGCAAGCTCGCGCCGGGCGCGAGCACGTCGCTGCTGGTCGGCAACTCCTGGGGCGGCCGGATCTGGGGCCGCACCGGCTGCACCGGCGACGCCTCGGGCCACTGCCTGACCGGTGACTGCACCACCACCTGCGGCGGGCCCGTGACGCCCACCACCCTCGGCGAATTCACCTTCGACGCCTTCGACGGCATGGACTTCTACGACGTCAGCATGGTGGACGGGTCCAACCTGCCGATGTACGTCAACATCTCGCACACCGTCAGCACCGACCCGCTCACCGCCGCCGGCTGCTACCACGGCGCCTGCACCCGTCCGGTGGACTGCCCGACCGCCATGCGGGCGACCTCCGGCGGCCAGGTCATCGGCTGCAAGCCGCCCTGCGCGGCGTTCGGCGGCGACACCTACTGCTGCCGGGGCGCCTGGGCCGGCCGCGAGCACTGCGTCCCGGCGAAGTGGCCGGTGGACTACACCCAGGTCTTCAAGAAGGCCGAGCCCTACGCCTACTCCTACGCCTTCGACGACTCGGCCACCATGGCCTGCAAGGGCGCCTGCTACTACCGGGTGACCTTCGGCACCAGCTGA
- a CDS encoding group I truncated hemoglobin: MADTTPAQPAPSAPEPGTTIFDAIGGAAAVEAVVDLFYDRVLGDPALAGYFEGIDVARLKRHQRLFVGQALGSAEPYPGRTMEVAHSGLGVTGEAFDLVVAHLAAALAEAGVDEPTIGTIAGALLPLKPDIVTA, encoded by the coding sequence ATGGCTGACACCACACCCGCGCAACCCGCACCGTCCGCCCCGGAGCCGGGGACGACGATCTTCGACGCGATCGGCGGCGCCGCCGCGGTCGAGGCCGTGGTCGACCTCTTCTACGACCGGGTGCTGGGCGACCCGGCCCTCGCCGGCTACTTCGAGGGCATCGACGTGGCCCGGCTCAAGCGCCATCAGCGGCTCTTCGTAGGGCAGGCGCTGGGGTCGGCGGAGCCGTACCCCGGGCGGACCATGGAGGTGGCGCACAGCGGCCTCGGCGTCACCGGTGAGGCGTTCGACCTGGTCGTCGCCCACCTGGCCGCCGCGCTCGCCGAGGCGGGCGTGGACGAACCCACCATCGGCACCATCGCGGGGGCGCTGCTGCCGCTGAAGCCGGACATCGTCACCGCCTGA
- a CDS encoding sigma-70 family RNA polymerase sigma factor, translating into MAGPGPDDALARAFEEQRPRLVAVASRMLGSRADAEDAVQEAWLRLARQDAGSIGNLTGWLTTVVGRVCIDVLRSRKARPEAPYDERLPQVVVAEDEGAAPEDDAVLADAVGTALLVVLDTLRPAERLAFVLHDMFAVPFDEIAPIVGRTTDAAKMLASRARRKVQATDPPAGGRQRRRAVVDAFLAAARSGDFDGLLRLLDPEVTWRSWSARGPSVSTGAPEVADQVRRGARAVVAARPVLVDGAAGVVVWGARGRLLGVMACTVADGRIVEVLSVSDPERLAGMGLPPRPDPDGR; encoded by the coding sequence ATGGCGGGACCAGGTCCCGACGACGCGCTGGCGCGGGCCTTCGAGGAGCAGCGGCCGCGGCTGGTGGCGGTGGCCTCCCGGATGCTCGGGTCGCGGGCCGACGCGGAGGACGCGGTCCAGGAGGCGTGGCTGCGGCTGGCCCGCCAGGACGCGGGCTCGATCGGCAACCTCACCGGCTGGCTGACCACCGTGGTCGGCCGGGTCTGCATCGACGTGCTGCGCTCGCGCAAGGCCCGGCCGGAGGCGCCCTACGACGAGCGGCTGCCGCAGGTCGTGGTGGCCGAGGACGAGGGCGCGGCCCCCGAGGACGACGCGGTGCTCGCCGACGCGGTCGGGACGGCGCTGCTGGTGGTGCTGGACACTCTGCGGCCCGCCGAGCGGCTGGCGTTCGTGCTGCACGACATGTTCGCGGTGCCGTTCGACGAGATCGCCCCGATCGTCGGCAGGACCACCGACGCCGCCAAGATGCTCGCGAGCAGGGCCCGCAGGAAGGTGCAGGCCACCGACCCGCCCGCCGGCGGGCGGCAGCGCCGTCGCGCGGTGGTCGACGCCTTCCTGGCGGCGGCACGCAGCGGCGACTTCGACGGCCTGCTGCGGCTGCTCGACCCGGAGGTGACATGGCGCTCCTGGTCCGCGCGCGGCCCGTCCGTCAGCACGGGCGCTCCGGAGGTGGCCGACCAGGTCCGGCGCGGCGCCCGCGCCGTGGTCGCGGCGCGCCCCGTGCTGGTCGACGGCGCGGCCGGGGTGGTGGTGTGGGGTGCCCGCGGCAGGCTGCTGGGGGTGATGGCGTGCACCGTGGCGGACGGCCGCATCGTCGAGGTGCTGTCGGTGAGCGACCCGGAGCGCCTCGCAGGGATGGGCCTGCCGCCGCGTCCTGACCCGGACGGCCGGTGA